From one Diorhabda carinulata isolate Delta chromosome 12, icDioCari1.1, whole genome shotgun sequence genomic stretch:
- the LOC130900258 gene encoding pupal cuticle protein 20-like codes for MKADGKQCCLFGVCHSKGVQSGGWLLPVFLVGICSAARLDNTYLPPGAKGAGGGPGLSTPFGPGTGGAGPGGGGARPGGSGYRPGGGGGSGGGGGGEPIPIISYENVNNGDGSYKWSYETGNGIKAQEEGELKPGGEEGIQSAVGSYSYTAPDGTEIKLEYTADENGFVPVGDHLPTPPPIPPEIQKALDQIAAEEAAGGGNGNGNGGGNGGGGNGGGNGYRY; via the exons ATGAAAGCTGATGGGAAGCAGTGTTGCCTTTTCGGCGTATGTCATTCCAAAGGTGTTCAAAGCGGAGGATGG TTATTGCCGGTTTTCCTGGTGGGGATCTGCTCAGCTGCCCGTTTGGACAACACCTATTTACCACCAGGTGCGAAAGGGGCTGGGGGTGGTCCCGGTCTATCGACTCCGTTTGGTCCCGGAACCGGTGGTGCTGGACCCGGAGGCGGTGGTGCTAGACCCGGAGGCAGTGGTTATAGACCCGGAGGTGGTGGTGGCTCcggaggaggaggaggaggcG AGCCCATTc CTATAATATCCTATGAAAATGTCAATAATGGAGACGGAAGCTACAAATGGAG TTACGAGACTGGCAATGGAATCAAAGCTCAAGAAGAGGGAGAATTGAAACCAGGAGGCGAAGAAGGTATCCAATCAGCTGTAGGATCTTATTCATACACTGCCCCTGACGGGAcggaaataaaattagaatacacCGCAGATGAGAACGGCTTCGTCCCCGTGGGTGATCATCTCCCTACACCACCTCCAATACCACCAGAAATCCAGAAAGCTTTGGACCAAATTGCCGCCGAAGAAGCTGCAGGGGGTGGTAACGGAAATGGAAACGGCGGTGGAAATGGAGGTGGTGGTAATGGGGGCGGAAATGGATATCGTTATTAA
- the LOC130900257 gene encoding endocuticle structural glycoprotein SgAbd-2-like, whose product MKFIIVKVFTVIYVLQIARAVDYHHHQHLPDQTEHHKKPVIPILKYETEQDQKSWRYSYETGNGIHSEEEGFIKNFGNEKHESVVQQGSVTYHDEHGNPITLTYIADEHGFRAQGEHLPTAPPIPEAILRTIEEGYQEEQQPVEENTVVDGEKTEYGQDTHEPSQSYTDAQSADLKQFSYLNGEAHNPHIGFNKRNDHD is encoded by the exons ATGAAGTTCATTATTGTTAAG GTGTTTACAGTAATATACGTATTACAAATAGCCAGAGCTGTAGATTACCATCATCATCAACATCTTCCAGACCAAACAGAGCATCATAAAAAACCTGTAATCCCTATTTTGAAATACGAAACAGAACAAGACCAGAAAAGTTGGAGATATAG TTATGAAACTGGAAATGGAATTCATTCCGAAGAAGAAGGTTTTATCAAGAATTTTGGGAACGAAAAACACGAATCGGTAGTCCAGCAAGGCTCTGTAACTTACCATGATGAACACGGTAACCCTATCACTCTGACTTATATAGCTGATGAGCATGGATTTAGAGCACAGGGTGAACATCTTCCTACAGCTCCACCAATACCAGAAGCCATTCTAAGAACCATAGAAGAAGGATATCAAGAAGAg CAGCAGCCTGTTGAGGAAAATACAGTAGTTGATGGAGAAAAAACTGAATATGGACAAGACACTCATGAGCCATCACAATCTTATACAGATGCACAGTCAGcagatttgaaacaattttcatatctaAATGGTGAAGCACACAATCCACACATCGGATTTAATAAACGTAATGATCATGACTAA